The DNA sequence ccaaatcattttaacagatatttagaagttgtaaaagaagactgtgatgttttaaagacgGGAGAGTTATCGGTTTTTGCACGCGAGGCTTTCAAACCCATGTAATAATTGAGTGCCTCAAATgacgattttaacggattttgcttatttgcatttatctctgaaataaaaggatatttcaccGAAAAAACCATACAGTGATTTTAGTTAAACCCTAGCCTAtctaacattaaaatatgaaagaaatggaattttccacccttgccgcgatatgtttgatttttacgGACAGGCGCTCTTAAATCCTTTGATTTTTGTGCCTAAAAGGaagcaaaattaaaacagtatAATGGATTGATTATAAATTTCATATAGATAATCAACTTATCGATTTCGTTTCTGCAGGAATATACTTACCTATAGACACACGAATTTCTTGTTCAGGAAATTTTACAGTATCTTTCATGTTTACTTTAGACTGAGAAAGCCCTTCATGACCCTTTCAGTCTTAGAACGCATACAGATTTAAGCAAACTAAATCTCTCTCTGGCATGTCAAAATGTTCGATACGATGATTTGCCAATTTCGACTGACTTACAATAGTGAAACCTGGGGTGTATACACCAAACCTGGATTTAAGGCGTGGGACAGCTCACACAAACACTCACCATTTTACATTACTGTTTAAAGTTTacggtcatgcaaataaagctaaTTGTTGTTCTTGTTATCTTCTTAAAGGTTATTACATGTACATAGAAGCATCCAGTCCACGACAACTAGGTGATTTCatgaatgcaaaattgtacaGTCCTCCGCTGAAATTCCAAGGGAACGCGTGCCTTAAATTCTATTACCATATGTCGGGTGAAAACATTGAAAGCTTGACAGTCACAATAAATGGGAAAATGGTATTTTCTGAGAGTGGCAATAAAGGAGACATGTGGAGAAAAGCCATCATAGATGCCTCATCTATTCTGGGATTGCATAGGGTAAGCGTTATTTTTGCCTTTCTAGCGTCTAAACCTTAATGAGATCATCAAAGATGACGTTGTTCCTTAAAGGCACTGTGATCGATAGTTGAAGCCCATCAGGGTTTGGACCATAAGAAGGGAATAttatttgatcatttttttgtaaattcacTTCGGTGTACGTTCATGTCAAAATTTTCTCTTGAggacaaataataataactagaGATACGTGGATCGCAAGACTTCGCGTATGTAGCACTTCGGGGGAACGGCAGGAAGTAGGAAGAAAGGGAAATAAGGCAATAgggaagaaaatttataaattaaagAAACTTACGctatataaagaaacaaaacaaaactacagaaactaaaaaaaaaactaaaccaaaaggaagaaaaaaaaagaagaagagaaataGAAAAACAGCATCCGCCCggaatcgaactcgggaccttgTACCCGCCGGGTAGTTTCATTACATACACCACGCCAAGTGGAAACATACTATAAAGGTGgcgataatattttatttaaagccTTTCTCCTAAAACTTCCGCGGGGCGGAAGGGCGCCCTGTATAAAATTAATCGAGCCCTAGTAAACAcgaattcaaagatatttttcaggAGAATGACTGTTTATGTCTAAAAAGACCTTAGGCGACAGGGCTTTCCAAGTGCCTGCACCGACTCTATGGAACAAACTTCCAAGTGCATTAAGGATGGAAACAAGCTTAAGGCCTTTTAAAGCCAAActaaaaactttactttttaaagaagCCCATGATTTATAGATTTAGGACTATGAATGACTTGCCGATTAACGTTAAGatgattttaatttattagtttcaatacattttttaatCGAATCTTATAATTGCCTTTTTAATTGTGTATATAGAGAGATTTAAACTAAATTTTTAGGGGTTTTTTAGGAAATTTTACgtataatttttcatttattttaaatttatttatttattttattttttattttttattgttgttagtGCTTATTAGATCATATATTTGAATGCTATTTTGCgcctaataaataataaattattattattattattattatgttttgacGGTAACAAACCCAGCTTAAACGCATTTCTTTGCATCGCATACGGTGGCTCGTCTGCGAGCAAAACATGTGTTTTGTTACCTCGATTTTCGCTTATATCTTCAGGCTAATGATCCAAATCGCTTTCATTTGCTCTTACAAGTACTTTTACATTCGAAATTCATGACAAAAAGCACTAAGACACTCTTCGCCTGAAACACAAAATGCTCCGCGGCGTCACACACTAGATGACGTCAAGGCGAACACCAAGCGATATACAGATTCATATAGAAATATGGGGCGTCCATTACAGCTGGCTAAGACCGCGCGCGCTGCGcccgcgacgagattataatcTCTCTTCGcgaggaataataataataataataataataataataataataataattaaacttATAGATGTATCGGTACCATCTCTCCGAAACACCTTGACGAAAGTGATTGCAAAGCTCtcaaaatacaaagatctagaGATTAAAACCAACGAGAATATGGGGAAAGAAGACAGAGACTGTGTCGGTTATTGTTGGTGCGCTGGGACTTATTAGTTGGGGAAAGGACCAGAATTTAGGAAAGATCCCTGGAGCCAGTAACATTAATGAGCTTCAAAAGATCATCATCCTAGGAAAGGCGCACATACTGAGAAGGTTTCTGtccaacaaataaaaaactccCCTGGTACCTCAGGACCAAGGATTGGCCCTAGTTCTAGGAGAGTGTAGGAAGCAATTAATAGTACTGAAAACgtttattataataaataaatgataataataataactaataataataatagtaacaacaGTTATTTCTATAGCGTCATTTCCATTGCTGCTAATGGCGCTTTACAACAacaattactttaaaaaaatacattgttttaaaattgaaaattaagcttagagttaaaatttacaataactttaaaatgaataaaggaTCATGAACAAAATCAAATGCAAATCAAATACAAACGTAGGAAATATGTTACTTGGATGATTATAAATTAAAAGCCTTCTTGAAAAGATAACTTTTAACTAAATGTTTAAAGTCATTAGGACCACTGTAGCACCTTTTACATTCTGAGGCAATTCGCTCCATAGAGTAGGGGCTGCGGATGCCGAGAGAGCTCTGTAGTAGCCATACGTTCTTAAAAAATGGGACATATCAACGATACGATTACTATCCAATAGAGGATCTCAGGTTCCTACTCGGTGGGTACTACTTAACTAATTCGGAGAGTTAAGTTGGAACAAAAAGTTATTCAGCGCCTTACTGTGTCTGTGTCTACTAGAAAAaggtatttttagcacgaccTTAGAAAAAATCTAGAGCAATTAGCGACCGTTTTAAAGCCACCAAGTACAATGCCAAACTGCAGTAACTAGCAAGGGTTATATTTTGTGGTTGAATAGGATGAAGAGGCTAAGAGGTAAACGAAAATATCGAATTGGATAATAAGATGCGCTTTGAAAAGGCAAATGTTGTCATAGAATCGGATGACAGTATTCACGAGGCAGATGAAGTCATCTAATCGGATACTAGGGCTCAAAAGAGGCAATTCAAGTCGTGGAATCGGATGATGAGGTTCAAGACACAAATGAAGAGGTTCGAATGGGACAATGATTCTCAAGATGAGAGAGATGAGGGGGTTGAATCGGATGTAGTCTACAGCTGATAAAGGGAGCCTATTCCTGAGGAGGCGATCAAGCTATTACAGTGATTCAGTTATCAAGAGTTATTTTTCCTAATTCATAACTGACGTGCTATGTTCAACGTTGAATAATAGCGTTTGGTATTAGCACGTTATAAAGGgtaacaagagccataatgggtaAATATAAAAGTGTTCGCACAAAACGTTATTCGCCATAATAACAGACTTGCTTTTTGACCTTTTTCCTAAACAAAGTGGTGTTGGAACAAATTGAGACTGCAAACACTATTATCTCCCCAGTTTTGGTCTCGAATTACAAATGATTCCCCTAATGTTTTCCTAAAAATCCAGtacaccccccaccccccttcatGTCATAaataatgactggtcccttacTTTAGTCAGGAGCATTCTGTACTTTcttgttggaaaaaaaaaagttgacttGACTCCTACCGTTTTTATATTGCGCCTTACTCAGTTAAATATACTAAGATTAAATACGTATAAAATGTCTAAAAGTAATGTATCATTCGGCAAAATTCACTATTGTTTATTCAGTGTAGATATCACTTAGCGTTTCTCAGGGGATCTGTATCGCTATCAGACAtttccttattattattttttttaactgtaatGAGGTCGCTGTGATTTCttttataataaattttttaaacatcCCTtgcctgtcctttttttttttaggttttaagGTCGGATAAAGACGAACCTTTCGGACTTATTACTCCATTGACATTATGTTTTTTACGTGATAGCTTGAAGTGACTGCGTTTCCTTCAACAATATCTGAAATCTTGTTTATTCACAAAAATATCTATTTTAAGACATGAATTAACCAGTGTTAGGAATACCTTTTTCTGTGTGTGTAATATGTaatcattctattttttttcttcaataattttctatttgtatttatttttgtaatctttttaattttgctttttattttgttttgctttgttttcctcAGTATGTACTGTGTACTAGTGTATTTAGCTTTCTACTGACGTTAACTAGTGTATTGTATCGATTATGTAATCTTATGTACCGTTTTTGGAATTACTAATAAAGTTAATTAATGATAAAAAGTATATATACGTATTATGTTTTTAACAGGTGATATTTGAAGGCGTAGTTGGAAGCAGTCATCTTGACGCTGGTGACATAGCAATTGACGACTTCTCCTTGACAGCAGACACAGAAGCGTCTTGTGACGGTAAGAATTTTGACTGAAGGAGCACTGGGACGTTATtcgaaaaaatgaaaacgtcGCAACAAACAGAAATTTGCAAGGGTATgatggaagaaaaaaagttgaagaaatgatGGAGTTTTGTCAAGAACAACACTTATGCTTGCATGGAATTTGTTTGCAGTTAATTTTAACAGTTATATATTCTACGAGAACGCACGGTAATTCAAGCAAGAGACCAAACTTTCTAATCATTTATCGGCGATACGAAACACCTTTAGGTGAAACCGTAGTTGACCTCATAAACGCACGGggagtttatttaattttaggggtccaaaaaGGGGCGTTTAAAAGATAGGaagcgtttaaaagagagagagcCGTTTATTCTCAAAAGTGCAATAATAAGTTCGAAAAAATAATATACTTTcggcaaaaatatcaagagagttttAGAATACCGGAATATCCACTTCATCAATTAATACGTCTAGGCCGTGTATAGAGACACATATCACTCTTTCAATTCAGAATCCTCGCTcagggttattgtgttgccatcGTTATAAGTCTATCCTTACTTTCAACTTGATATTGAACAAGATGAAGTACGCAAAGcattgttaatcaagcaagaaactgaatgaattggatgatttttttcctttttgctaattcctagtattttggagtaattcttATAGGGGGCGTCTATTATTTTAGACAGGGGGCGTTTACTAGACAGGGGCGTCTAATACAACTTTAACGGCgtagagggggcgtttattcCTCGCGAAGCGTGTGCTAactttttatattattttttacgCACAATGTAATGTCTAGcttgttttaaataattattttcctttctctctttctttcatcTAGCCGCATTACCTAAAACATGCAGtgaaataaaatacaacaacagaaaaGCCCCAAGTGGCAATTATGTTATCGATCCCGATGGAGTTGGGGGCTACAAGTCTTTTGCTGTTCACTGCGACATGACAGACAAGAATGAAGTTGGCGTAACAGTTGTCGGTCACGACAGTGAAGGCAGAACTCTAGTTAACGGCTATGAAGGAAAAGGAAGCTACGTACGTGATGTCCATTACGAAGGGTCAGGGCTAACTAGCAACCCACAATTGTTTGGCCTTCTGAATGTCGCTGCACATTGTGAGCAATTTATCAAGTATGAATGCTATCACGCACTTCTTCTGGATAATGGTAAACCATATAGCTGGTGGGTATCGCGTGACTCCAAGAAAATGACCTACTGGGGTGGAGCCAGCCCAGCTGACTCCTACAAGTGCGCATGCGGGGTGACCAATACATGTGCAGACATCAAAAGTGGATGCAACTGTGATAAAAATGATAAAGCCTGGCGTGAGGACAGCGGTCTTCTAACTCAAAAGAATGACCTGCCAGTTTTACAGTTAAGATTTGGAGATACAGGAACTGATTTTGAGAGAGGTTATCATACCCTTGGGAAACTCAAGTGTTACGGAATAGCTTCTGTGCATTGAAAgttaataccaaaaaaaacacGAGTAAACGTGTTTGTTCTCAGTTGACTTGCACCCAGTGTGGGCGGGTTTGAGATCAGTCTCATCTCCAGAGATTTCCTAATCCTGAAGACAAGGTTGAGATCTGTTCTCATGCAGGGCTTCAGGAGCTTACACAAGGCTGATGACTTTTTAGaggatttttaatttaaaaaattaccttAATGTTAACGCAGCAAGAGATCGAAAGAGGTTGTTCCAtatgtttcattttcaattaTATGTATTCTTCTTTGCATAGCAGGCTTTAgctaattttaaaacaaaatgtaagTAGTTTTCCATCTATGAACGTAGAGACTGCAGTTGCCTGAGAATTGGTTTTGACTGTTATTATTGCATTGCAATTGTAAACGCATTAGCTGAAGCgtgttattaattttaatgatagcgaTATTTATAAGTAATGGTATCAGAACTAAGTGGAGTACAATTCAGGGACCATCGGGCGAGTAATTTAAGGCCGATTTGAAATTACGAGCACGATTGAACCCTGCATTTTACGACAAGAATTCTTATTGCCAAAGAGCAGCAGTGAGCGAAAGTTCCAAAGCAGTTGATCTCGAAGCGAAGTAACATAAGGTAGTGTAAGGTAACTTACTTAATTACTTACGTAATGCAGATTATAGAATGCGTTGTTTTCGAGTGTTGaaatcacaggcggcccaaactcacgttacgaggaaATGGAGTAAAGGAAATTACACACCGTAGGTGACGACGCGTGACCTTTGTGCTGAACGAAGCGCCGGTGTCAAGTTACAAGGGACCgttgaaaataagagaaataaaatactgagatctgcgaacgctaaataacgtCTTGTGAacggagtaacagtggttatgcaataaagccaaaaaatcCAGTAAGACAACAAGCAGACACCAAAACACAGTGGAATACATCACAGacaggtaagtcttttttacTCATTTCATTGATGGAAAATTAGGTTTAACGTTATTAAGTGTTCGCCgatctcagtattttatttctcgtacaaagtctcttattttcaacggtcgcctacTATAACGCGACACCGTCCGTCCAGCACAGGTCacgcgtcacctatggtatgtATTAAATTACTTCACGCCCTTGgcctcgtaacgtgagtttgggcagCCTGTGTTGAAATGTGAAATGTGAATTGATCTGATTTACTAAACCGAGGCCACTTGGTTCTAAACTAGGTTAAGCTGATCCAGCGCTACTGCCGATTTTCAATTCTGTTTTAAGACTTAATGATGAAGACTCCTGTAAATTCGTTCTCTCCTAAATCttaactcaggggcacccagcgtcaatttttggaaaaatctgttcggaagacgatttgagatccagaattttcggaacatttgtcgtaaaattggtataaaattttataattgcccatttttaacggatttttaccctaaacaCCTAGATTTTTCGGGAGCCTTTATCTGGctacaattttcgaaaaggtaagttttggtccctattattttcggatcactagactttcagctaggaaaccgaaacagataaaaaatttttaggggataaaaattttcctataccgtttaaatactaaaatacgttcaacaatgctatgtttaagtggttttgaactataatCTCGTTGGTTGCCCCTGCTTAACTTAGGCTGCTTTTGTACGACTACGATTGCAACTAATTGCCAAATTCCACGTGTTATGGAGGACGTACACAGGCGACGACAATTGGAGAAGGACTCTTAATCCTCTTCAATACTAACAACCGTGCTAATTTTCTGGGCCCACTTCAGTCGAagaccgattagcgctaacccaagGTTAATTTTTAATCCgcgtttcttttccttttgttcaaaagcatttagCCTTGCTACAAGTCCACCTCAtgagtttcttagcgagcggaCCGAGCTTTAttttaggccgcgaagcggccaagCGAGCGACGAATTCACGAGAGGacaaaggacttttttgaaagtctaaaaaGCATTTTCTGGGATAGTTTCCTCAgtttattctttttagagctttttattcttttttgggTTCGCTTAACCCACCTTTCAACAACCCTGCCCtggttaaggaaaaaaaaattgggaaaatgAAACTTTCCGTTGAGTCTATTTTCTTACACTAGGCTGAATCCTTAAAGTTTCCCTAATACCATAAGACAGCCAAAATATAGTCATATGTGCATTGGCGGGTAATTAGGGCTGAGAAGTGGAAAAttactcattcaaaataataGTTTAAAGAGGTAAATATAGTTAAGGTGTTAGAGTTCCTTCTTAAAGCCATTAGCCCAGAAAAGCTTTTGCAAAACGTTATTTGGTCTTTCACCACACAGGgtgccagaggtttttttcccattggaATCCACGAAAGCGAGTAGCCAAGCTGCGAGGAAATATAATCTCTCGCCGACCAggctccggttgttcaaacgatggattgcgctatccaccggataaatcactatccagtgaataagtattagggaaactgattgcgttatccactagatagagaTTTAAGCAGTGGCTAGCTTTATCCacgttttgaacaactgggccagCACTTTAGCACTTTGCACAAAGGAAAAATAGCGCCGCTAattttccttcttccctttccatgagaccccgcgcgcgccttaacctaatccccaatcttctctcacccccaaaacacataaataacgctgggtacgagtctgagaTATAACTATGacaaaggacggtttgtttgtttgtttgttttttaatgaccCTGAGGCACCATCGCTTAACTGACGGACAAACAAAGGAGTACCGCGACGTTAATGACTTATCAGGTCATGCAGTCATTCATTGGTCAAACCATTTACATGGTTACAATATGAAATGAGAAATGCCAAAGTATAAAGCAAGTCAAGTGCGtaacaatgttattttaattATACTGATAGCGTTACAGGTATTTCAGCCATTCTATATCTAATACGGATTTTGCAAAGCATTAAAACAATAGTTAAATATGTGATCCCTAGATTCTTATTTAAACCTCTCCGTTTATAATTTACACTACTGACAGTAATAAATACAATCGTTTACGAAAAATTCGCCTTGCACTAAAAACAACTTCGGTGAAATCCAACATAACGGTTGATCTTCAGCTATCTTCTCAGTTAGTGGCTAACTTTTAAGGCTCGTCATTCAGTTAAAACCTtaatcactgttaatagctGTACGTTAATAGCTCTATACTTCTTTGATCGCATACGCTAATTGCTGGAAATCCTACTCAGTCCAGCTCTTTTTTTCTGCGTGAAAGATTAGTCTATACTAGCTAAGTAAAAATCTTAACACTCTATAAGGGAGATTAACATTCCTggatgatgggctcctgattagATCTGGAGGGCCTTACTGttacactttttcttttttttttttttttacagttaaagCTCTTTTTATGTTTGTTATAATTCTTTCAGTGTTTTCTTAGCTTAGTATCTAAGTCAATAAGTATGCATTTACTGTTTATACTCGTTCCGTCTTAAGCTGTCCGATTATTGGGGATGCCCCTTCTTCTCCATATCAATCAGCACTAGCTAAAGGAGGTACGTTGTAATACGGACGATCTTCAttgtgtttgtttacattcaaatatGGTGCATCCCTTTCCATTATCGCCTCCAGTTTTTCGATCAAACGGTAGAAACTGGGACGAATGTAAGGGTCTTCGTTCCAACAGTCAGAAATCAGCTCATATCTGTTatgaataggaaaaaaatagaacCATTCAATGCTAATTAACTAGAGCTCCAGTCAATTATTAGACCGTGTCAATATATAAGCCACTTtatagcttgtatgttttgttttcccaatagagtTCCCAGGAGAATTTGACCCTTTGTCTACTATGCATACATATGAATTTGAATAACATGAAATTCGAAAGAAACAGTTCCTtggagtattatcacatgacctgtattgggaaaCAAAACATATAGGCGAAAGGGGTCTATTggaatgaaagaaaattttttagtaGGAAAGGCCTCTTAGCTTCATGAGTTGAGACccgggaaggctccgccccgagaTCCAGCCCCTTACCATTGTGTATATTATTCTTTTTTGACAGAGAAGGTACCCCTTTGCTATACATTCTACTGATAAGTGGTACTGTACCCCTTTCACGTATCTAGTTCAGAGAACTTTTTATCCCTTTTAACAGCTGTAAaagcatttccttttaaatatgAGCTAGATCACGAAAATA is a window from the Porites lutea chromosome 10, jaPorLute2.1, whole genome shotgun sequence genome containing:
- the LOC140950672 gene encoding neurexin-4-like — encoded protein: MTDKNEVGVTVVGHDSEGRTLVNGYEGKGSYVRDVHYEGSGLTSNPQLFGLLNVAAHCEQFIKYECYHALLLDNGKPYSWWVSRDSKKMTYWGGASPADSYKCACGVTNTCADIKSGCNCDKNDKAWREDSGLLTQKNDLPVLQLRFGDTGTDFERGYHTLGKLKCYGIASVH